GAAAGTGTACTCATTTCATTACCAAGTTAACCTATAGGGGCTAACTTTGGTATGAAACCGTACCACCCTCAAAGTGAGTAGGGGTATGGGGTTTCAAGAATAGTCGATGTGATTCTCTCGTGCTCTTCCAGAACGACAAGCATGCTGTGCTCAAGGTCAATGTAGGCAAGGACGTACTGTCCAACGAAGGCATCTGGGATGACGACAAAGCGATTGAGCAGAACGATGCCGGTCTGGTTGCCTTGCTCCTTCCACCTCTCAACGAAGCGGATGAAGTAGATCTTCTTCCCCTGGGTTGAGTGGAGGACGGATGTTTCAGACGTATAATTCACTTCAAGATAGCGTAACCGTTTGTCTTCAAGACGTTCTTTACATTTCCATTGGAAGAACTCTTCATGCTCCAGGTTGAATCGTGCGAACTCCACATCGATTTGGTCGATGCTTGTGAAGTGAGTCGCACTCCAGAGGTCTCCCACGGTTCGGTTGTTTCCTTCAATGTGCGGATTGGTGTAGGACTGATAGGGAGAGGAGAATAGAGGTGTGACATTGAGGTTGAGGAGAAACTTCACGAATCTGCCCACACTCGCACTCCCGCGTCCCGTTCCTCTAAACGGCATCCCGTTGTCCATTCNNNNNNNNNNCACCAAGACACGAAATAGCATAATCCGCTGTTTCTGAGGCAATTCTCCACACTTTGTATTGTTTGAGCCATTGATAGTAGCAAGTGGAAAAGATATTCACGGGCTCACTTCTTCCCGCGATATACTTCTTACCAACGAAGTCCACGGACTGTTGAATGGTTCCCAGTCCTGTGATGGTCTTGATGGGGAATCGCAACCGCTCAACGATTCCTTGTTTACGAGTCTTGGACGTTGGTTTCTTGGTTTGCAAACCATGTTCTCGGAACACGTCTCCAATGAACCACAGGGAAGGAAGTCGTGTATCGGGATAGGACTTGGCATAGTCCATCTGGATGTGAGCAGATCCCTGGAGATACTTCTTTTCATCGATGCGAGTCTGTTTGAGACTCACTACCCGTGACACTTCCTCGGTCGTGTACGTTCGACGGTCTCCCTGTGTCCATCCTCGAATGTCTGTATAGTCCTCTTGCCGCAGCCAGGCAATGATCGTCGGTTTACGAATACCGAGTCGACGCGCGATCTGATTATTAGATAAACCTTGTGTGTGAAGTTCGTGAGCTTGATGAAAATTTTTTTGCCTCTTCCTTCTTCATATCACAGAGATGGTTAAGATGATTGATAACCTGCCATCTATAATGGTCGGGTAAAATTAGACAGTCTTCAGGATACAGGTCCCCTGTTCGAGGAGGTATAATAAACCTGTTATGAAGAAAACATTTTCAGAAAAAGAAAAAGCTTCCATTGCGTTGCGTGCGTTCACGCAAGCAGAAACGATGACCATGATTGCCTCCTCAACGGGAGCGCATCCTGTGCAAGTTGGCATGTGGAAAAAAATGCTGACTGAGCAGGCACATCTGTTATTTGAGAAAACAAAAAACGAATCAGAAACAATCCACAGACTTGAAACAAAGATCGACGAGCTTCATCGCATTATTGGCAAACGAGAGGAAGAACTGTCCTGGCTGCAAAAAAAAACTTCCCTCTCGCGTCTGTGACCGAAAACAGCTCGTGGACTTAAATAGTCCTGTATCGCTTACACGTCAGGCGGAGCTTCTGTGTGTCTCGCGTGCAAGTCTCTACACGAAACCCACGTCGCCTTCTGAAGCACGTCTTGCTTTGCTCAGTGCCGTTGACGAGATCTATACACAGCAACCCACGTTCGGCACCAGACGTCTGTGTGTCCTGCTTGAGAGGGATTACAAGATCTGTGTGGGAAGGGACGCGATTCGCTCTGCCATGGAAACCTTAGGATTATCGGCGATCTATCCCAAAAAACAGACAAGCACGGCTCATCCTGAACACACAGTCTACCCGTACTTGCTCCGTGGAATCCGCGCGGCCTGCCCCAACCATATCTGGGGAACGGATATCACCTACATCCGCCTGGAACGAGGATTTTGTTACCTGTCCGCCATGCTCGATTGGTTCTCGCGTAAGGTACTTGCGTGGACGCTCTCCAATACACTCACGACAGACTTTTGCATGACGACGCTGCAAACAGCACTCGCGGCCGCGGTTCCTGATTTTCACAACTCAGACAAGGGGAGTCAATTCACGAGCGATGCCTATCTTTCCATGCTCAAGCAACAAGAACGCATCCATATTTTTATGGATGGTCGAGGGCGCTGCATGGACAACATTTTTACCGAACGGCTTTGGCGAAGCGTGAAGTATGAAGACATCTTTCTCAAAGGCTACCAAACAATGGAAGAGGTGCGCGAAGGACTGACGGCGTATTTTGACTTCTACAATAGCAAGCGTCCCCACCAATCACTCGGCTACAAAACACCCAACGAAATTTACTCATCCCTAAACTAAAAAGCACCCCAACAACATGGGGAACCTTATCCACAGAAACTGTCTAGACAAACCCGACCACCATAATCTTAGCCAAGTCTGTGAGATGAAACCAGCCTTACTTCCACTAAGGGGGGTACGGTTTCATACCAAAGTTAGCCTATAGGGAGTTTCGTAATTCACAGCTAACGGGTACCGCTTCTATTGTATCTCAAGTTGTTTTTTTTATCTTATAGGGAGTTTCGTANNNNNNNNNTCCGTGTATTTGACTAGATGTTGGGTCTGACGGTTGAAGCGCATGAATAGAGCCAGGAGGCGGAGACTCAACTGAGCGACACGGTTCACCGAGACAACGAAGGTTTTATAAGAACAAGCGAGAATCTTCTTAAAATCTTCGTAGACTGATTTCTTGGTAGCTCTGGTGCTCGCATGTTGGTACAGAGCGAAGCTGAGAGCGTCAGTGTTGTTGATCTTCTTTGGTCGACCAATGGCGGGTGTTTCCAATCCCGTCAGCTTGAAGATCGAGAGAATCTGTGTGATGATATGTTTGATGTTTTCATAAAGTGAGAACGTCATAAAGACGTAGAAGCGGCACCTTAACTGGTACCGCTTCTATTGTATCTCAAGTTGTCTTTTTTATCTTATAGGGAGTTTCGTAATTCACAGCTTCAGGACGAATCCATTGACAAATTCAGGGTTTCTAGTATATTGCCTTCCATCCGACCAGCCATAAAAGGGCTATTCCTATTTAAGGAGGTTAAAATGGTTCGGGTGAAATCTTTGCTCGTGTTTTTGGCGATCTCCTGCGGTACGGAGGAGGTGAAGAACGGTCAGGTCGTAGACGATTCCACGGTGACGCAATGCGTGCCCGGAATCACCCAAGAATGCCTGTGCGTCGACGGTCAGATCGGAGTTCAGAGCTGCCGTGACGACGGTTCAGGCTACATCAAGTGCGAGTGTCTGGACACGTCTGACACTGGTGAGTTCAACGGTACGGACATTACGGATACTGGAAGCGACAACACCGAGGAAGATGACGCCGGCCCAGCGATCTGTTCAGGTCCAAGCACGAAGGACTGCGGACTCTGCGG
The nucleotide sequence above comes from Candidatus Eisenbacteria bacterium. Encoded proteins:
- a CDS encoding IS3 family transposase, coding for MDLNSPVSLTRQAELLCVSRASLYTKPTSPSEARLALLSAVDEIYTQQPTFGTRRLCVLLERDYKICVGRDAIRSAMETLGLSAIYPKKQTSTAHPEHTVYPYLLRGIRAACPNHIWGTDITYIRLERGFCYLSAMLDWFSRKVLAWTLSNTLTTDFCMTTLQTALAAAVPDFHNSDKGSQFTSDAYLSMLKQQERIHIFMDGRGRCMDNIFTERLWRSVKYEDIFLKGYQTMEEVREGLTAYFDFYNSKRPHQSLGYKTPNEIYSSLN